GCACAGCTTGGATGGCTTAGGATTAAGACTCCACGCCTCCTGTTGGCGCCTGTCCTGTGAACAGTCGGTTATTTCTACCCCGACCTTTGACAATGAACGGACTCTGGCAGTACATCCATCGACATAAAAATCAAATCTGAATATTGCGGAGGGAGTCGATTCTCACAGGCTCCACCAAcctgggggaggggcagagggagggcgTTTCAGGGAAGGGGTTACATCTGAAGCATCATCCAAGATAGCTGGAGCCGGcagcacagtaagatcccaaaCTTCATTCATAGTCCATGTGGGGATCAACTGATCTCAGTCTCTCAGTTAGGAGAGGGGAAGAGATGGCAGGAGTTCCAATCTAATTGTTATTTCCGGGACTCctgcaggagagagtgtgtgcgcgttgTACGTACGTGTGCAGGTGCACACGTGTCAATGTGCACGCATATGCGTGTGCACGCATGCCTAGGGGCAGGAGGCCATGGCAGGACAGGACTCCACTGTTCTGTTCTGCTAGTGGTCAAGTAACTCCCCCCACATccacccaccagccccccaccgccccacccccaacgCCCGCTGTCAACATTCAGGCATAAACTAGGTACTAGGACATGTACCCCTCTGCATGAGCGAACAGCGTTTGGGAAGAGGAGGCCGAGAGACACGTAGCTATAATTCCTCACGCCCTAAGCTACCAACCACTGCAATGCTATGGGAAGGAGTCCCGtggaacccaccccccccccacccccacccccccaccactggtGAGGGAGGTTAAAAATCTCTCCCTCACCCCGTCCCAATGGTGTCTGCGGCCATGCTGACTAGGAAAGATTTTAATCTGATCAGTCAGAATTTGATTCAAACCCAGATGCACAGGGAATCAGGGTCACCTCTGTGCGTTCAAATGACGACTGTGCCATCGGCAGTGAAACTAATGAAAAcagtgcctttttttttaaaaaaaaccagaaATGCATGTTAGCAGCTAACAATACTAATTATGGGGCCTTGCGTGGCTCATGGAAACACTGACTAGCAAGTGAGAGATACTGTCCAGAAAGATCCAGTTAGGTGCTCGCAGGCAGGTTAGCATTAGGGGCCACGAGTGTATTCAGTTTGCTGCCTTCTGCGGTCCAACAGCTCACTGAGTACAGAAAGGTCACTGGGAGCCAGTGAATTAATCGGCAGCTGTGGGACAGAGGAAGGGAGATTATTATACAGGATTGGGGGCTGTGGGGAGAAGAAAGTACCCTggaatttccttttttaaaaaaaaacacccaaaaGACAATGTTACGACCATTCCCGATTTCCATTCACCCTGTGGAATAAAGATTTGGGTGAGTTTGAACTGGCAGGAGGCACAACAAAAGCcagggtgggggagtccagaaacaaggcttaaaaaaaaaatcaggggcACATTTCTCACTGTCAACGAGACTCCATTAGGCGTGGACATCAGCGTTAGCCTAGTGGAGTGCCCTCAGGGTCGACGCTGGTAGTGACACACGGTAAAATACGCCTTGCACCCAGCAACATCAGCACCATCTCCTTCCTCACCAGCTTTCAGCCCCTCCTGGGACCTCGTCAAGTGATGATTTGTGCAGGAGCCCCGACAGTGCGTAGTCGGTGGTTAATCAACCTAGTTGGGGGAAGGGGCAGCACAGACAAGCCAGATCTCACTGTCATTCGATAAAGGGACACACCAACaagcaccccgcccccccaccccagtagcAAGCAAGCTTTACCTAACCCGCGGGGCCCTAGCCCCAGTAGGTGCTGCGTTCTGGATGATGGGAGTGGGGCGCCCACAGGGAATGCACAATCCGCCCCTGGCTTCCGACTTCAAGCGCCTGCCGCGGAGGAGTTCTGAGCACAGATCAGACGCTTTGTTACAGGGGTGGGGGCGCGTAGGGGGCGATGAAGGAGAGGCGCGAGCTCCACGTGGGGGCAAAGATCAGCTTGGGCTGAGTGGCCGTTCGCCTGCATCACCAATCGAAAGACACCCGGGTATAAAATGGAGTTGAGGGGCAACCTTCTACACTGAAAGGGGCgggggaaggggcggggggggggggggggggggaggaaacaAAACAGGTAACCTAGAAAGGGCGAATGCTTAACGTCATCGGATGACATTCCTCAGTCACGGGTATCTGTTTAAAATCACAGGCCCCGCTTTGCAAAATCGGAGACGGGAATATCGCACAGAGAACGCCAAGTTTTCATCTGCCAGCGTCCACGGTTTTATAGAAAAACGCACATTTTCATTTCTCGTACAAGCACCAGACAGCCATCTTGTATCACAATGGCGGAATCGGTCTGGGAGTGAAATGCTTTGTCTCCCTCCTCTCGGCACTGGTGTGCCACCCAGAGAGAAGAACGGGAAACCTGTAGTCCAGGCCGGCAGTGGCATCATTCTCGCCTGCGGGGAGCCGATCGGCCGCTGTGGTTTGTGTAAAAGGCAGGCTTAAAAAATACCTTTCTCCCTCGctcgcgcgcgcacacgcacacggcTTACCCTTAGCGCGACTGGCAATCTAACCCCCCCTCCCGAACCCCTCCTGGAGAAAGGATAACAGTCGGCGCCAGTAAGTTATTTACAGGTCGCCCTCGGGGAATCCGTAGAAGGACTCTGCGTCACTGTCCGCCTCAAAGAGCCTGGTCAGCAGCTTGGGGTCGAAGGCCACCGCAGGAGGGGCCTCGCCGCCGCACTCGTCCAGCTTCCCGCTCAGGTCCAGCTGCTCCTGCAGGAAGCTGACCAGCTCCTCCTGGGCCTCCACCTTCTGCTGCACCGAGGCGGGCTGGCCGCCGGGGCCTGGCAGCACGCTGGCCAACAGGAAGGACTGCTGCACCACGTCTGTGTTGGCGCCGACGAACTCGGCCACTTCGGCCACCCAGTTGAGGAGGGACTGCAGCACGTCGCCATACACGTCGCGGTAGCACCGGGCCTCCCGGGAGTACTCGGCCCAGCGCTTCTGCAGGAAGTTCCGGAAGGTCTGGCTGATGCACATGTCGAGGGGCTGGACGCGCGAGGTGCAGCCCCTGGGGATGACGAGCGGCAGCGAGTTGCAGCGGCTCAGGTCGTCGATGAAGTCGTCCGACAGGTGCCGGCGGGAGCTGTCCAGCACCAGCATGCTCCGGCTGTAGTGTGCGGCCATGTGCCGGCGCCACACCTTGGCGAGCCACAGTTCCAACACCTCGGCCTCACTGTGCCCCGCCTCCTTCACCTCCAGCAGGATGCCCCGTGGCACTTTCAGCCAAGGCGGCAGACCCCCCCTGGAGAAGATCATGGTGGGCAGCAGGTTGCCGTCAGCCAGAATGGTGAAGATGATCACAAACTGCGGCTGCCCGGTCCCGGTCACCCCGAAGCTGCCTGGGGTGCCCTCGGGCCGGCGCAGGGCCTCCGGGTCCAGGAAAATCGGGATCTCATCCATGTTGCCAATCATGCGGTGCGGGAAGTCCCGTCCAGTGATCTGCTGCTGGGCAAACTCGACAAAGCTCTGGATgttctcctccatctccctcggCAGCTTGCGGGCCACGGTGATCTTGGCGTAGGCGATGAGGTTGTGCCGCAGCAGGAAGCCCACCGCCCAGAGGCAGGAGTCGTCGTCGTCGCCGCTGCCTGGGCCTGAGCCTGAGCCCGGGGAGCCCAGCAGCTCAGAGAGCCTCTGCAGGAAGGTTTCCTCAGTGAGAGGGAgctgcccctccctctgcaccagcACCCACTCCACCAGCTGCTCCTCGGCctcaggggagaggaggagagaggctcCGGTCTCGCCGTCAACGCTCAGGAGGTCAAGCTGCTGCGCGCACTCGTTCAGTAACTGCTCCACCTGGCTCCGGGATGCGCCGTACCTTTCAGTAGCAGCCTGCATGCCGCAGCACAAGGCATGTAGCACCACCCTGAATTCATGTTTCGACAACGATTTCCTTGTTGAGGGCAAATCTACTTGCTGACTCTCAGCATCGTCTTCTCCCTTAGACAACTCGTTCTCTGCAATGCACACTGAACTCGAATCGCATTTATCCTCATTTTCAATGTCCTCTGCACTCAAACTCCTCTTATCATTTTCAACGACTTCTGGACTCAAACTCCCCTTATCCTTTTCAATGTCCTCTGGACTCAAACTCCTCTTGTCCTCTTCAACGCGCCCTGGACTCGAGCTCCTCTTGTCCTCTTCAATGGCCCGTGGACTCAAACTCCTCTTGTCCTCTTCGACGTACACCGGGCTTGAATTGTTCTTATCCTCTGCGATGTATATGGGACTCGAATTGTTCTTCTGCTCTGCCACATATTCTGGACTTGAATTGTTTTTATCCTCTGCGATGTATATGGGACTTGAACTGCTTTTATCTTCTTCCACATAGATTGGACTCGGAGCCTCTTTACCATTACTGGCAGCCGTCGGAAGCGGAGGTGATGTGGCGACGGGTGGTCGGGAACAGATCTTTGCGTTGATGTAGTTGGTGGAGCAGACAGTGCTCAGTCTTACAGTTTTAACTTGCTGAGTCCTACAAGAAGGAAAGAACCAGAAGAGATTCAACATTTCTTAGTCTCCCTTCTGTGCGACATTTCAGTTGGGGGAAGGAACAAATACAGGGCACCCGACAGCTTGCTAAATGACAGTTCCCAATTTTGAGCAGAATCTGCGACCAACATTGTGTCTGTAGCTGGGGATATGGTGACTCATTTTACCTGCCACCCACTTCTCACCCAATGAAGTAACCTTGACCagaatctcaccccctctctcccaatCCTCTCCGAATGAGGCAAACCAGGCAAGGATACGCTGCCATCAACGCCAGACTTTCTCTGGTACTAGAGTGGCAGTGTCCACACGTGGAGGGGAAGGGGACTCTCGCACCATGTGTAGGGCATTGCAGCAGCGGTCCGCTGAGGCTGCACGTCCACTTTTCCATCAGCTGTGACTGAACAAGGGATCAGGGAAGGGTGCTCGATTCACCCCCCCAAAACCTTCTTCTAGCCTGGGGACATGCGACACTGATCGCAGACCCTATGACAGCTCCTCCCCAATCCTGTTTAACCCAGTTTTCAGCAAGCTCAGGGACTCTCCGTCCCCACATGCCCACCCTCCCACGAAAAGCGAGTAAATTCCATTTCAATCCAGCGTGTACTTACGTGGTGGTGGAGTTCTGAACTTCGCTGACAGGTGGACCTACAGAAGGGGAGAGGCATATTCAGAAATCAAATGGGTTCTGCATAGGCTTGAAACACATTTTACATCCACTCAGTGACCATCAGAGAAATGACAGCAGAGAAGGGACCCTTCTAGACCATTAAAAGTTACATGATTAGTTGTCAGGCTGCTTTCTTGCTCGAATTCATAACTCCCCAAACTGTGGGTCGTGACCCCCAGCGGGGTCACAAGACGAGATTTCGGGGTCGCAAGCTCCAAAGCAGCAATGGCTGCCGTGGAGCTCTGGCTGATATCTGACACCTTTAAACCCtcgtttttttttttactattggTGGACATTGCCTCATGGACTACTCTCTCAGGcctattgcaaaaaaaaaaaataagcctGTGAATTGGTAGGTGTTCGTTTTTTTAGTGGAAACCCTGTCATCTTATCCCAATTATCCCAAAGCCCAACTCCTGTTCCTGTAGATGCATGGAGGCCATCCTACTTATTATACAACCTAGCTGGGTTACTGGAACTTCCCTTCCAGAATTCAGAAGGCAAATAGTTCGGTTGTTGGGTACCACTGTTTTATAATCACTGATGGCCCCATATTAAGCATCAGGAAGGCTACAACACTGATCATACCTTCTGCTGGATCATACAAAGCACaagattgtgtgtcacttttccatgCATGCTTGCCATTCTGTTGCATTTTTTAAACTCTTAGCCTCATAAAGGGAGTATGTTTTTCTTAAATGGCAAAACTTTACACGTTTCTTAAGGTAGCGCCTCTTTAAAGCTAAGTTTCCCTCTCACGCTGATCGGTGCCATTGAGGATGCATGCCAAGGTGCACGTCTGAAGTAATCAGTCATATGTTAATAGTATCCAAGCCAGCTGGTGAAGCCGAAACCAATACActgagcttttctttattgagagagtttattgacttgttcagtctcacagctctccttccacaccacccagtgtcccagctgtctcCTACTTATACGTGCTCAAAGACAACTAATACCCATGTTTTTCCTAAccttaatgatgacattaagagaCCTTAACGTTAATTAACAAGCATTAACCAGCATAAACCGGTGTAAAGGCACAGGGACATTCATAGCTCAGCTCTCCTCCTTATTCTGCCTGAGCATTAACTGCAAAGTGGAGGGGTCTTGAAGCCGCTCAAACTTACCGCCATGACAAAGCAGTAGTAACCAAAAATGTTTTTCAAACACTGTCAGCTGCCACTTGATACTCCAGCAGCCTGGGTTCCTGCGCGAGGCCCATGAGGATAATGAGCAGTGAAAGCATCCTCAATTCCCTGGCAGTGACCtactaccaccccacccccgagaCCACAATAATTCCCTCACTACAGCGACGCACATCGGTTTGGCTCACCCGCAGTTGGGTATCAGTCAGATGGGCGCGCTGTGTGAAACCAGGCAACTAATGTTACTAACTGTAGGCCGAGGGGGACAGCTTTACAAAAAGCCAAGGTCACGTCGGTGGAGATGGAACCGATTTTGTCCCCACTCACTCTTCCTTGGCCACCATTGGAGGTCCATTCTCAACTTTGATCTCTCACTGTACTTGACTCTTGGGGAACATACGAATTAGAGGCAGGAGCAGGCCtatcggccccttgagcctactcccccattaaataagaacatggctgatctgagtgtagcttcaactccacattccacctacccccccacccccccccataacatttgacttccttgttagtcaagaatctatctacttctgctttaaaaatattcaacggcCCAGCCTCCAACGTTCTCTGGgtaagagttccacagactctcaaccctcagaggaaaaaattcctcctcatctccatattaagtgggagactccttatttttaaaccgtgcccccgagttctagtctctcccacaagatgaaacattctttcagcatctgccctgtcaaagcCCCTCAGGGTCTgacacgtttcaataagatcacctctcaatctccaacggatacaggcccaacctgtcctcgTAAGACAAGCCCCACCATTCTAGGTCGCAGTCGATACCAGAATCTGGGGTATTGGCTTCTCGTTCTGTGTTCAGTGCTCCTTGCTGTTCCTTTGTAATCAGATAGTGCGGGGACAAATGGactcctgcctccacctccctcttTGATTGACAACTTGCCCTTGGCCTGACCCCGAGAGAACTGGGCTTGTAAACAAAATGCCCTAGATGTTTGCGAGGATATCACATGCAAACACAGAGGATGCATTCAACAGTGCTGATGGCAGACGGGCGGTTAGGTACCCGACCTGGGCCCCACCCGACTGACAGCTGTGCTGGCAAATATTTTTAACCCTTTCCTCACCCGGACTTTCATCTTTCCTCCCCTTTTCCGCGCTGGAATGCTGCACAccgccactctcctcctcttcgaTTTCAAAATCGGGGGTTGCAAGCCTCGGCTCGGAGACTGGCGTCGGTTCCTCCACCACTTTGGCTGCTTTCCCCTTACGGTCCCCCACTGCATAGACGGAGGAGACAAAAAGCAAAAGGGAGGGACGTGAAAACGTAAGAAGAAAAAAAAGCAGCGCTGGCGCCAGTTACAAACCGCAGCCGATCGGACAAGGCTGCAGCTGATGTTTAACCTGATCGGGGGCATCACTGAGTGAGTATCACAGGCTGTGCTTGGAGGTTCAGAAAGTAGTAAGCACCTTTGTATACCCACTCATAGTTACAGACAATAACTCGAGCTGCTATCCCTCTGCACCCAGGCAATAGGAACCTTTTAAGCCACGGCCTCTGAAGCAGAGTTtgctggcagagcaggctcaaaagttAAATGGCCTAACACTTGCTCCTTTTTCTTACCGCAGAGTTTTAatggcacagagggaggccattcagcccatcgtgtctgcactggctctccaaatgagcattatgatctagggccgctgccctgccttttccccgtgcgttgtttctattcaaataatcatctaatgccctcttgaattatGTTCTTATTCGAGTCTCTGAGGTGCAGGGTATAACCAAATTCATGGCTGCGGCAGAATTAACTGCATTCCAAAAGCTGTGAAATTCGTTTCCTCTCATCTCCATTGTACTGACGTTCTGGAAACATGAGGAATCTCTCAGTAAAGCCTTGGACTGACTCCATGCTGCCCCACCAAAACCCAGGGCACTCAGAGTCTCTTGCATGCTTATAGTTCTCATTTGAATGGTGTGTCTCCGGGCAAGGGCTGTCTCTAAGGTCTCTTAACACAGCTGTTTGACGTGCACTTAGACCATAAGAAGAccacaagaaaaggaatttgtggaatgtctacgagatggctttttggagcagcttgtggtggagcccaatagggaacaggcaattctagatttagtgatgtggtaatgaggcagatttgataagggagcttaaggtgaaggaacccttaggaggaagtgaccataatgtgatagaatttaccctgcaatttgagaggaaaaagctggaatcagatgtaacggtattacagttgaataaaggtaactacagaggcgtgagggagaagctggccagaacagactgggagatgagcctagcaggaaatacagtggaacagcaatggcaggagtttctgggagtaatttgggagacacagcaaaaattcatccctaggaagaagaagcatgctaaagggaggacgaggcaaccatggctgacaagggaagtcagggacagcataaaagctaaagagaaagcatacaatgcgacgaagagcagtgggaaactagGGGATTtgaaagcctacaaagaccaacagaggactactaaaaaagaaataaggaaggagaagattaaatatgagggtaaactagccagtaatataaaagaagattgtaagagttttttttaagatatataaagggtaagagagaggcaaaagtggacactgggcggctggaaaatgacgctggagaagtagtaatggggaacaaagaaatggcggaggaactgaataggtactttgcatcagtcttcacagtggaagacacgagtgacatccccaaagttcaagagagtcggggggcagaggtgagtatggtggccattaccaaggagaaggtgctaggaaaactgaaaagtctgaaggtggataaatcacctggaccagatggataagagttctgaaggagatagctgaagagatagtgcaggcattagtggtgatctttcaggaatcactggagtcagggaggatcccagaggactggaaaatcgctaatgtaacccccctgtttaagaagggagtgaggcaaaagacgggaaattacaggccgattagcctgaccttggtcgttggtaagatttgagTCCATTATcaaggatgagatttcaaaatacttggaagtgcatggtaaaattgggcaaagtcagcatggtttcatcaaggggaggtcatgcctgacaaatctgttagaattctttgaggaggtaacgagtaggttagacaaaggagagccaaaggatgttatctacttggacttccagaaggcctttgacaaggtgccgcaaaggaggctgctcagtaagataagagcccatggtgttagaggcaaggtactagcatggatagaagattggctgtctggcaggaggcatagagtggggataagggggtccttcacaggatggcagccggtgactagtggagttccgcaggggtcagtgttgggaccacaacttttcactttgtacattaatgatctagatgaagaaactgagggcatcctggctaagtttgcagatgatacaaagataggtggagggacaggtagtattggggaggctgcagaaggattaggacaggttaggagaatgggcaaagaagtggcagatggaatacaacatggggaagtgtgaggtcatgcactttggtaggaagaatagaggcatagactattttctaaatggggagagaattcagaaatctggtgtgcaaagagacttgggagcCCCAGTCCaaaattctcttaaggttaacttgcaggttgagtcggtagttaggaaggcaaatgcaatgttggtatttatttcgagaggactacaatataaaagcagggttgtgctgttgaggctttataaggctctggtcagaccacatttagaatattgtgagcaattttgggccccttatctcaggaaggatgtgctggccctggagagggtccagaggaggttcacgagaacgatcccaggaatgaaaggcttaacatttgaggaatgtttgaagactctgggtctatactcaagggagtttagaaggatgaggggggatctgattgaaacttacagaatactgaaaggcctggatagaatggacgtggggaagatgtttccattagtaggagagactaggacccgagggcacagcctcagagtaaagggaagaccttttagaacagagatgaggagaaacttctttagccagagagtggtgaatctatggaattcattgccacagaaggctgtggaggccaggtcactgagcgtatttaagactgagatagataggttcttgattggtaaggggatcaaaggttacggggagaaggagggacaatggggttgagaaacttatcagccatgattgaatggcagagcagactcgatgggccttatgacctaatttctgctcctatgtcttatggtgtcTCTGGTCAAGGGCTCTTTCTAAGGTCTCTTAACATAGCTGCGTGAGATGCACTTGAAACAAATAATGGGTTCACAGTTGGTGGACATGATTAACCTCAAACCTGAAGCTCTAGAAATTTTATCTCTCCCCGGACTCAGCAACCAAAGGGAGTCACAGGCCCAGGAACACTCCAGAGGCTGCAACAGGCAAACACTAGGACTGAAAAGCTGATCTCTAACTGCTCAACAGCTGCTCGCTACAGGGAGCCAGggaatgtgaaagagagagagagcgcgtgagagagtgagggcaggcagtgagagagagcgcgtgaaagAGAGTGCACGAGGGGGGCAGGCAGagcaagggagagtgagagagagagctcgtgaggggggcaggtggagcgagagagagggagagaaagcagagagagggagagaaagcagagagagggagagaaagcagagagagagagaaagcagagagagagggagagtgtgagagagacaatgagagaaacaGAGGAGTGGTAGGTCAGTGCAATTATCATTTCAGGTGGACCTTCCGTGAGTGAAGTGttaactattttttttaaacatctcGAGAACAAACCTTTGTTTTTGCATATTTGTAATCAAGGGAACTAGGATAAATGTAACTTCTGTACATTCCTAGGTGCCCCAAAGTTCCTGAGAGGCTGTGCTACAGGTGAACAGCTTATTTAGGCAGGTAGTTATGATGACAGAAAAGTCTGGCCCGGATCTCGCTGGAGGAGCTGTGCTGCTTACCTGAAAACGTCACAAAACAACAGGGTCCATGTCCTGGGTTTTGATCCAGGTGCTGGGCCATCTCATCTCCATCACCCGTCTCGACAGCAAATGTGCAGGATGTGCAAACGAGTAGAATGGCACTGTCAAGAAACAGAGGTTAGTCCCGATGCCGAGGGATGTCACTCTCCATAAATTATATCGTTCATCAAAGAGCAAATTAAACCACAAGAGTACAGCTTGAGTTATTGACCATGTCTCAGTGGGCAGCTCCCTCACaccgagtcagaaggttgtgtgttcaagtccccactccagagacttgaacccataatcCAGGCCAGCATTCGCAGtaccagtgctgagggagtgccgcattgtcggagggttagtactgagggagcgccgcgctgtccgagggtcagtactgagggagtgccgcactgtcggagggtcagcactgagggagtgccgcactgtcggagggtcagtactgagggagcgccgcactgtcggagggtcagcaatgagggagcgccgcactgtcggagggtcagcactgagggagtgccacaatgtcggagggtcagcactgagggagggccacaatgtcggagggtcagcactgagggagggccgcactgtcggagggtcagcactgagggagtgctgcactgtcggagggtcagcactgagggagcgccgcactgtcggagggtcagcactgagggagtgctgcactgtcggagggtcagcattgaggtagtgctgcactgtcggagggtcagtactgagggagcattgcactgtcaaaggtgtcatctttcagattaaacattaacatgaggtcctgtctgccctctcaaatggatgtaaaaggtcccattgCCACTACTGGAAAAAGAGCAGTGGTGGGAGgagttctcctcagtgttccGGGACCAATATCTATCCCACAAACATATCCCTAAgaacagatgatctgggtcattatcacattgctctttgtgggagcttgctgtatgaaAATTGGctcccacatttcctacattacaacagtgatcacacTTCGAAAATAATTAcatggctgtgaagcactttgggatgtcctaaggctgtgaaaggcgctagaggaatgcaagttcttccttacCATCTGCCCTCTACTGCATCACCCATACTGTACATAAAGCGAACTGTTGGCGCGAGTCCACAGATTGTTGAGGGTTCAGAAACAAGAGCATCGGGTAGTACCTCTCCATTGAACACCGAGTTTGGCAGCACAGTGCAACATAAGGGAACAGCAACCGGTGGTACACCAGGAATGGTGGTTTACACCCATAACCGTCATCAGCTTCCCCACAGGAACAGgttggactgcagctgttcaagaaggcagctcaccaccaccttctcaaggggcaattagggataggcattaAATGCTGGGCTCAGCCAGCGGTACCCACGTCCcttgaatgaatgaaaatggTGAGAAACAGCGCCTCGTGGTGTCTAATATAACTTCACCCATGCGACTATTATTAATATCCAGACAGCGTGACAGTGgggtggattggggagggggggaggggtgccgGTCAACAGAGTCCACTCTCTCCTCACAAGTGCACTCACACACTAGCATTTCCAGCAAGGTTTACTGGACAGCAACCGGGCGTGGCGACCGCGGGCCATTTTACCACCTCCAGCTCGAGGAACAGATGGCCTCGGTAACAGGACACTGGTGGCATCTGCTGGCATCGGGATATCACAAGccaatttcccccccccccgtccAGACGCCCGCAGCGCGTCCAGTGCTTTTAATGCTGCTAATCACACGTAGACTGTCGGACcgagacaatttttttttttacagtaacTCCTTTCTCAGCGTAGCGCAGTGTGGGACGGGGGCGAAAA
This portion of the Carcharodon carcharias isolate sCarCar2 chromosome 36 unlocalized genomic scaffold, sCarCar2.pri SUPER_36_unloc_1, whole genome shotgun sequence genome encodes:
- the pogzb gene encoding pogo transposable element derived with ZNF domain b isoform X3, translated to MADTDLFMECEEEELEPWQLIEDDVVDDTGGGMLLSATNNSSTGIKPGVAPASIGDLQNNEVEKKTMLAVLSSNSNVGGPLMNSGGQPLIVAQNPPGLGSQMTVPPMYSPTAMQVLQETKTGATSNVSGQPIFITTQGFTMKDLRSVQNPVGIVLNVQGGQGTVPYQTKPLTLVPGMWSSAPAATQFVKSAVGVPQLWSPVTSIRPATNAFPVNFLQNTNLIRLKATESVNPEIRPKSEEVVKSSVLPPVQITTTTTTSATPPQIIHKNAFNHATPFKLPESNMNNGVPIPMDCPKCNIHFNIMESLKVHMAYCCPQLLNPPTPSKTPQQQPHPAPAPPPPPPPPPPPPPTPPIVQQQPSVKLAEPSQGKLIMLVDDFYYGRDEGSTYQMLQEMKTSTTFRCLSCLKRLKNNIRFMNHMKHHLELEQQNEDTIENHTTCQHCFRQYATPFQLQCHIENVHSPYETTTKCKICELAFETEQLFLQHMKDTHKPGEMPYVCQVCEYRSSVYLEVDNHFRMIHEDTKNLLCPYCFKVLKNSSAYQQHYMKHQKKSVYPCNKCRLQFISAKEKMEHKVEHHKTFKKPKQLEGLQPGTKVTIRTSMGQARAAGGPVQEIPTRKVYPPVLPAKVQEAPACSTVHKVAPVPKPVPKAEKRKAVERMSPLLMDMQEISAILLVCTSCTFAVETGDGDEMAQHLDQNPGHGPCCFVTFSVGDRKGKAAKVVEEPTPVSEPRLATPDFEIEEEESGGVQHSSAEKGRKDESPGPPVSEVQNSTTTTQQVKTVRLSTVCSTNYINAKICSRPPVATSPPLPTAASNGKEAPSPIYVEEDKSSSSPIYIAEDKNNSSPEYVAEQKNNSSPIYIAEDKNNSSPVYVEEDKRSLSPRAIEEDKRSSSPGRVEEDKRSLSPEDIEKDKGSLSPEVVENDKRSLSAEDIENEDKCDSSSVCIAENELSKGEDDAESQQVDLPSTRKSLSKHEFRVVLHALCCGMQAATERYGASRSQVEQLLNECAQQLDLLSVDGETGASLLLSPEAEEQLVEWVLVQREGQLPLTEETFLQRLSELLGSPGSGSGPGSGDDDDSCLWAVGFLLRHNLIAYAKITVARKLPREMEENIQSFVEFAQQQITGRDFPHRMIGNMDEIPIFLDPEALRRPEGTPGSFGVTGTGQPQFVIIFTILADGNLLPTMIFSRGGLPPWLKVPRGILLEVKEAGHSEAEVLELWLAKVWRRHMAAHYSRSMLVLDSSRRHLSDDFIDDLSRCNSLPLVIPRGCTSRVQPLDMCISQTFRNFLQKRWAEYSREARCYRDVYGDVLQSLLNWVAEVAEFVGANTDVVQQSFLLASVLPGPGGQPASVQQKVEAQEELVSFLQEQLDLSGKLDECGGEAPPAVAFDPKLLTRLFEADSDAESFYGFPEGDL